The proteins below are encoded in one region of Hordeum vulgare subsp. vulgare chromosome 3H, MorexV3_pseudomolecules_assembly, whole genome shotgun sequence:
- the LOC123443014 gene encoding protein gamma response 1, which yields MEGKAVGFSAADCGADAAADDFKYITGMSTILVATIQEVKDRVSQMEFIFCSQIFPHFQAKSKLLHARLADSIATREAEDEWGQKEAGLLSQLEELSRGKRRAEDRLLQLESSLEEMRGMLLNAERLAAEHDAEKKQLLGRLDEEMKKDEVVHRLEREIGEKDAEISRVRGRLEEEMKKDEVIRRLQREIEEKDSEISRVRGRLEEEMKKDEVIHRLEREIEVKAAEISRERGRLEEEMEKDEVIRRLKREIGERAAENSSEREAHQQLLHQLELKDKDLLLEQNKFNHATTQYKHLKSEHNYLLGKIAEMEGSKIDQNEGSKIDPSEGSKSPVNRKSCGSPPSKRKFTDLQDTKNESIQVVSKTEDQKNSPSSCVKAQNGTSVRSVFSTSRLCLPPHATNPRHKNAASTSKADASSSFTRPSVHWRETRVRTEPGVVDPHDDFLDTPLEAARNTVRNPTTREEALALAAPPPQDMDFNNSDDETQDINIVPQGLNSIPVPKQRSSISIQPPNKDFKYTEPVRKKADRANLKGVECKQCKKFYDAVLPDGRVNGDGATSMRCEHHDGVSRHRYRYAPPLTPEGFWNIGFESEM from the exons ATGGAGGGCAAGGCGGTGGGCTTCTCGGCCGCCGATTGCGGCGCCGACGCGGCGGCGGACGATTTCAAGTACATCACCGGGATGAGCACCATCCTGGTGGCCACCATCCAGGAGGTGAAGGACCGGGTCTCCCAGATGGAGTTCATCTTCTGCAGCCAGATCTTCCCGCACTTCCAGGCCAAGTCAAAGCTCCTCCACGCGCGGCTGGCCGATTCCATTGCCACGAGGGAGGCCGAGGATGAGTGGGGGCAGAAGGAGGCCGGCCTGCTGAGCCAGCTGGAGGAGCTCAGTCGCGGCAAGCGGCGTGCGGAGGATAGGCTGCTGCAGCTGGAGAGCTCTCTCGAGGAGATGCGAGGGATGCTCCTCAACGCCGAGCGGTTGGCTGCGGAGCACGATGCTGAGAAGAAGCAGCTTCTGGGGAGAttggatgaggaaatgaagaaagaTGAGGTGGTCCACCGGCTCGAAAGGGAGATCGGGGAGAAGGATGCTGAGATATCAAGGGTGAGGGGGAGATTGGAGGAGGAAATGAAGAAAGATGAGGTGATTCGTCGGCTCCAAAGGGAGATTGAGGAGAAGGATTCTGAGATATCAAGGGTGAGGGGGAGATTGGAGGAGGAAATGAAGAAAGATGAGGTGATCCACCGGCTCGAAAGGGAGATTGAGGTGAAGGCTGCTGAGATATCCAGGGAGAGGGGGAGATTGGAGGAGGAAATGGAGAAAGATGAGGTGATTCGTCGGCTCAAAAGAGAGATTGGGGAGAGGGCTGCTGAGAATTCAAGTGAGAGGGAGGCCCATCAGCAGCTGCTACATCAGTTGGAGTTGAAGGATAAGGATCTTCTTCTTGAGCAGAATAAATTCAATCATGCGACGACACAATACAAGCATCTCAAGTCTGAGCACAACTATCTTCTAGGAAAGATCGCGGAGATGGAAGGCTCCAAGATTGACCAGAATGAAGGCTCCAAGATTGACCCGAGTGAAGGCTCCAAGTCCCCTGTGAATCGGAAGTCCTGTGGAAGTCCTCCAAGTAAGAGAAAGTTTACAG ATTTACAAGACACGAAAAATGAGAGCATTCAGGTAGTTTCTAAGACTGAAGACCAAAAGAATTCACCTAGTTCATGTGTGAAGGCCCAAAATGGTACCTCTGTCAGGAGCGTGTTCAGTACCTCGCGCCTTTGTCTACCACCTCATGCAACTAACCCTCGGcacaagaatgctgctagcacttcaAAGGCAGATGCATCATCTAGTTTCACCCGCCCAAGTGTACACTGGAGGGAAACTCGTGTGCGTACGGAACCAGGTGTTGTTGATCCACATGATGATTTTCTTGATACTCCTCTAGAGGCTGCAAGAAATACGGTCAGGAACCCTACAACCAGAGAAGAGGCACTAGCTCTTGCTGCCCCTCCTCCCCAAGATATGGACTTCAATAACTCAGATGATGAGACTCAAGACATCAATATTGTCCCTCAGGGCCTCAACAGCATACCAGTTCCCAAGCAGCGAAGCTCGATTTCAATCCAGCCACCGAATAAAGATTTCAAATATACAGAACCTGTAAGAAAGAAAGCTGATCGGGCGAATCTGAAAGGTGTTGAATGCAAGCAGTGCAAGAAGTTCTATGATGCTGTGCTTCCTGATGGCCGTGTAAATGGTGATGGTGCTACAAGTATGAGGTGCGAGCATCATGATGGTGTGTCTAGACACAGATACAGATATGCCCCTCCATTGACACCCGAAGGGTTTTGGAACATTGGATTTGAATCAGAAATGTAG